The Gemmatimonadaceae bacterium genome contains a region encoding:
- a CDS encoding TonB-dependent receptor has translation MSTFPIHLRRIAGLALVPAVSAFAQSPPPADSSARTLLRAVTVTVSRDAARAPFELPFATTRVVPDAQRPGQRRVSMSDLLLGVPGVVVQDRANPSQDPRLAVRGFGARSAFGVRGVRVMRDGIPLSLPDGQTPVDWLELESVGSLEVVRGTAAALYGNAAGGVVDFRSKEPMAAPLGVDVRWWNGGGLSRTTATVSSAQRRAESADAHGVRDVGGLMTLTRTRGDGPRQWSRLDATNAFARAFATVGHSTIEVQGTRYDAPRAENSGALTAAELARDPSLPDSLNITKHSRKAVTQQQLAVILTHGNAQRSMNASVFAGTRVLDNPLPFAIVAVDRAVAGASLRATVRVARTPWPLRLTAGADAQRQDDSRLNYENCADVVTGNPTTKCPRIGFERGAVRLDQREEVRGLGGYARAEVEAPGRVFVSAAARRDAVSFHVTDRFITGTNLDDSGEHTLSATTPMLGVVWRARPTMSLFSNWTAAFETPTITELTNQDNGAAGLNTRLAPQRTRTIEAGMQGLVGGRLRVDVAAFRAIVQDELVPFDVPNQAGRRAFRNAGRTSRVGFESSLIAAWPRVDLGASYTRSHFRFDRYAVGTANYAGKPIPGIPGQMAQLWTTARARGWFGTVESTMSSAMTADDAAAITSAGYSVWSLRGGYAGPAHFNRLGLEPTIGVDNVFDRTFTTSVVINATRSRYFEPGLRRRVFVSMRVTGR, from the coding sequence GTGTCGACATTCCCCATTCATCTGCGGCGCATCGCCGGGCTGGCGCTCGTTCCAGCGGTATCGGCTTTCGCGCAATCTCCCCCGCCCGCTGATTCGTCGGCGCGCACACTGCTTCGCGCCGTCACCGTCACCGTGTCGCGTGACGCGGCGCGCGCGCCCTTTGAACTGCCGTTCGCCACCACGCGCGTGGTGCCGGATGCCCAGCGCCCCGGCCAGCGTCGCGTGTCGATGTCCGATCTCTTGTTGGGCGTTCCAGGGGTGGTTGTCCAGGACCGCGCCAATCCGTCACAGGATCCGCGACTGGCCGTGCGTGGTTTTGGCGCGCGATCCGCATTCGGTGTGCGTGGTGTCCGCGTGATGCGCGACGGCATTCCGTTGTCGTTGCCCGACGGGCAGACCCCGGTGGACTGGCTGGAACTGGAAAGCGTGGGGAGCCTTGAGGTGGTTCGCGGCACGGCGGCCGCGCTGTATGGCAATGCGGCGGGCGGTGTGGTGGATTTTCGTTCCAAGGAACCGATGGCTGCGCCGTTGGGCGTCGACGTCCGATGGTGGAACGGAGGCGGCTTGTCACGCACCACGGCCACGGTGTCCAGTGCCCAGCGTCGTGCGGAATCCGCCGACGCCCACGGCGTTCGTGATGTCGGTGGATTGATGACCCTGACGCGCACCAGGGGTGACGGACCACGCCAATGGTCGCGACTGGACGCCACCAACGCGTTCGCGCGTGCCTTTGCCACGGTGGGGCATTCGACCATCGAAGTGCAGGGCACTCGGTACGATGCGCCGCGCGCCGAGAACAGCGGTGCGCTGACCGCGGCGGAACTGGCACGCGATCCATCGCTGCCCGACTCGCTGAACATCACCAAGCATTCGCGCAAGGCGGTCACGCAACAGCAACTGGCGGTGATTCTCACGCACGGCAATGCCCAGCGATCCATGAACGCATCGGTGTTTGCCGGGACGCGCGTGCTCGACAACCCGCTGCCCTTTGCGATTGTCGCCGTCGATCGCGCCGTCGCCGGCGCGTCGCTGCGCGCGACGGTGCGCGTGGCGCGCACACCCTGGCCGCTGCGGCTCACCGCCGGCGCCGATGCGCAACGGCAGGATGATTCGCGACTGAACTACGAAAACTGCGCCGATGTCGTCACCGGCAACCCGACCACCAAATGTCCCCGCATTGGGTTCGAACGCGGTGCCGTGCGTCTGGACCAGCGCGAGGAGGTGCGTGGGCTGGGCGGCTATGCGCGGGCCGAAGTCGAAGCGCCCGGGCGGGTATTCGTGAGTGCCGCGGCGCGGCGCGACGCGGTGTCGTTTCACGTCACCGATCGGTTCATCACCGGCACCAATCTCGACGACTCCGGCGAACACACGCTGTCGGCCACGACGCCGATGCTGGGCGTGGTCTGGCGCGCGCGACCCACGATGTCGCTGTTCAGCAATTGGACGGCAGCGTTTGAAACACCAACCATCACCGAACTCACCAATCAGGACAATGGCGCGGCCGGATTGAACACGCGGCTGGCCCCGCAGCGGACACGGACCATCGAGGCCGGCATGCAGGGATTGGTCGGCGGCCGACTGCGCGTTGATGTCGCTGCATTTCGGGCCATCGTGCAGGATGAACTGGTGCCATTTGACGTGCCCAACCAGGCGGGGCGACGGGCGTTTCGCAACGCCGGGCGCACGTCGCGGGTAGGGTTCGAGTCGAGCCTGATAGCCGCATGGCCGCGCGTCGATCTTGGTGCGTCCTACACGCGTTCGCACTTTCGTTTCGATCGGTACGCGGTGGGTACCGCGAACTATGCCGGAAAGCCCATCCCGGGAATCCCCGGCCAGATGGCCCAGCTGTGGACGACCGCGCGGGCCCGCGGGTGGTTCGGCACCGTGGAATCCACCATGTCGTCCGCGATGACCGCCGACGATGCGGCGGCCATCACGTCAGCCGGCTATTCGGTGTGGTCACTGCGCGGTGGCTACGCGGGCCCCGCGCACTTCAATCGCCTCGGACTCGAACCGACGATTGGGGTCGACAATGTGTTTGATCGCACCTTCACCACCAGCGTAGTGATCAACGCCACCCGCAGCCGGTATTTCGAACCCGGACTTAGGCGACGGGTGTTCGTTTCCATGCGCGTGACCGGTCGATAA
- the sppA gene encoding signal peptide peptidase SppA codes for MKAFFTAIAANLVTIALCVVGGFILLIGIAAAAGGSKPVTVRHGSVLIIDLDQTLVDAPTGTEHRSVLDDALMAGGKNTVPLRAAILSLRAAAGDDDISAVLIRGSINPSGYGSGYAALRELRAAIGDFRKSKKPVHAYLVNPDTRDYYLASAASVITLDPFGALLLPGMASEQVFFAGLLEKYGIGVQVSRVGRFKAAVEPYTRTSMSPESRLQTRAYLGEMWSEVKRGIADSRGVDTTTLQTLVDTQGIIQPADAKSAQLVDRVAYFDEVLADLEVLAGVRNKTVAGSPRSDSVAVTPATADGSKPDVATLLNLPTLPQVALEDYAPIASARARTFGAKQSVAVVYAEGDIVDGQSSPGSIGGDGMARELRRLRADASVQAVVLRVNSPGGSAIASEKIQRELALIRRTKPIVVSMGTMATNGGYWISTAATRVFAQPNTITGSIGVFALVPNLKGIAAKNGITFDTVKTGRYADIFTLTRPRTEAELAILQRGTDAVYAAFIDRVATARKISPDSVRSIAEGRVWSGTDAMRIGLVDSIGGLDVAIKSAAGLANITGDYDIKEFPRTKTTAELLTEMFERNPQPVAAVGNALFSGRGPAQRMGREVLEQMSALLRFDDPRGVYARMPYVLIVR; via the coding sequence ATGAAGGCGTTTTTCACGGCCATTGCCGCCAACCTCGTCACCATCGCGCTGTGCGTGGTGGGTGGGTTCATTCTTCTCATTGGCATTGCCGCGGCGGCTGGTGGCAGCAAGCCGGTCACCGTCAGACACGGATCGGTGCTCATCATCGATCTCGACCAGACGTTGGTGGATGCACCGACCGGCACGGAACATCGATCGGTGCTCGACGACGCGCTCATGGCGGGCGGGAAGAACACGGTGCCGCTGCGCGCCGCCATCCTGTCACTGCGCGCCGCGGCCGGCGACGACGACATCAGCGCGGTCCTGATCCGCGGCTCGATCAATCCCAGCGGGTACGGCTCGGGATATGCGGCGCTGCGCGAGCTGCGCGCGGCCATCGGCGACTTCCGCAAATCGAAGAAACCGGTGCATGCCTACCTCGTCAACCCGGACACGCGCGACTACTACCTGGCGTCAGCGGCGTCGGTGATCACACTCGATCCGTTCGGCGCGTTGCTGCTCCCTGGCATGGCGTCCGAGCAGGTGTTCTTCGCGGGATTGCTCGAGAAGTACGGCATCGGGGTGCAGGTGAGTCGGGTTGGTCGATTCAAGGCCGCCGTTGAGCCCTACACCCGCACCAGCATGAGCCCCGAAAGCCGGCTGCAAACGCGCGCCTATCTCGGCGAAATGTGGAGCGAGGTGAAGCGTGGTATTGCCGACAGTCGCGGTGTGGACACCACGACGTTGCAGACGTTGGTCGATACGCAAGGCATCATTCAGCCGGCCGATGCGAAGTCGGCCCAGTTGGTGGACCGCGTGGCCTATTTCGATGAGGTGCTGGCCGACCTCGAGGTACTGGCCGGTGTGCGAAACAAGACAGTGGCCGGCTCGCCCCGATCGGACAGCGTGGCGGTGACGCCGGCCACGGCTGATGGCAGCAAGCCCGACGTCGCCACGCTCCTCAACCTGCCGACGCTGCCGCAGGTTGCGCTCGAGGACTACGCCCCGATTGCGTCCGCGCGGGCGCGGACGTTTGGCGCGAAGCAGAGCGTCGCCGTTGTCTATGCCGAGGGTGACATCGTCGATGGTCAAAGTTCGCCCGGCAGCATCGGCGGTGACGGGATGGCCCGCGAACTTCGGCGGTTGCGCGCCGACGCCTCGGTGCAGGCCGTCGTGCTGCGCGTCAACAGCCCCGGCGGCAGTGCCATTGCGTCGGAGAAAATCCAGCGCGAACTGGCGTTGATTCGTCGGACGAAACCGATCGTCGTGTCGATGGGCACCATGGCCACCAACGGCGGCTACTGGATTTCCACCGCGGCCACGCGAGTGTTTGCGCAGCCCAACACGATCACCGGTTCCATTGGCGTCTTTGCCCTGGTGCCCAACCTCAAGGGCATCGCCGCCAAGAACGGCATCACGTTCGACACGGTGAAGACCGGTCGCTATGCGGACATCTTTACGCTGACGCGTCCGCGTACCGAGGCCGAGTTGGCCATTTTGCAGCGCGGCACCGACGCCGTGTACGCGGCGTTCATCGATCGCGTGGCCACGGCCCGCAAGATATCGCCCGATTCGGTGCGTTCGATTGCGGAAGGCCGTGTGTGGTCGGGCACCGACGCCATGCGCATCGGTCTGGTGGATTCCATCGGCGGCCTGGATGTCGCGATCAAGAGTGCTGCCGGGTTGGCGAATATCACCGGCGATTACGACATCAAGGAGTTTCCGCGCACCAAGACCACCGCCGAGTTGCTGACGGAGATGTTCGAGCGTAATCCGCAGCCTGTGGCGGCCGTCGGCAACGCCCTGTTTTCCGGGCGTGGACCGGCCCAACGGATGGGCCGGGAGGTACTCGAGCAGATGAGTGCCCTCTTGCGCTTCGACGATCCGCGCGGCGTGTATGCGCGCATGCCGTATGTACTGATCGTTCGCTAG